Proteins encoded within one genomic window of Bacillus sp. F19:
- a CDS encoding putative thiazole-containing bacteriocin maturation protein, giving the protein MTNLKPSMRLKVKRDTFFLPDPNSGVYFRNNVSSFHMKGSTIDQWVNKLMPMFNGEYTLGNLTHGLPDQYRDRVYEIAEVLYKNGYVRDASLDRPHQLADQVLKNYASQIEFLESFGDSSAYRFQAYRQAKVLAIGSGPFFVSLVSSLVESGLPKFHVLITDSVPTNRMRLEELVVHARKTDPEVAVEEVILKKEGESSWREIVKSFDSILYVSQEGNVEELRALHKICREEKKLFVPALFLHQVGLAGPLVHPDSEGCWESAWRSIHVSVFGKDEQLQSFTSTAGAMLANVIVFELFKNVTGVTESEQGNQFFLLDPDTLEGNWHYFIPHPLVTGRITAEWIQDFDLGLKQSSGKGELGGLLLYLSHLTSAESGIFHILEEEDLKQLPLAQCRVQAVDPLSVGPAELLPSIVCTELTHEKARKEAGLTGIEAYVSQMADVLVATLPLRQKAETGEYVGVGAGETIAEGVCRGLQKCLTAELNKQLVEQKNVVSRVQLSDVEDERCRYYLQALTTMQGAPIIGLGKEVSGFPVVWVGTNDRWYGSADLNTTMALQKALQQALMNGKNQSAQALPDSSVFLAEKAPQSLVIRTSEEISKVLQSAMQVLKRNRKRILVFELELEPFLKKEPVGVYGTLLREEESR; this is encoded by the coding sequence ATGACAAATTTGAAACCTTCTATGCGTCTGAAAGTGAAAAGGGACACTTTTTTTCTCCCTGATCCAAACAGCGGTGTTTATTTTCGAAATAATGTAAGTTCATTCCATATGAAAGGCAGTACGATCGATCAGTGGGTAAACAAGCTGATGCCAATGTTTAATGGAGAGTACACATTGGGGAATTTGACACACGGATTGCCGGACCAATATCGAGATCGTGTATATGAAATTGCAGAAGTTCTGTATAAAAATGGGTATGTTCGGGATGCAAGTCTAGACCGTCCTCATCAATTGGCAGATCAGGTTCTTAAAAATTATGCTTCTCAAATTGAATTTTTAGAAAGTTTCGGCGATTCAAGTGCGTACCGTTTTCAAGCCTATCGTCAGGCCAAAGTGCTTGCGATCGGCTCTGGCCCTTTTTTTGTCTCGTTGGTTTCTTCGTTGGTTGAATCTGGATTGCCCAAGTTCCATGTGCTGATAACGGACTCAGTACCGACCAATCGGATGCGGTTAGAAGAATTGGTGGTACATGCTCGTAAAACGGACCCCGAGGTAGCAGTAGAGGAAGTCATCCTGAAAAAGGAGGGGGAAAGTTCTTGGCGGGAGATCGTGAAGTCGTTTGATTCGATTTTGTATGTGTCGCAGGAAGGCAATGTAGAGGAACTGCGAGCTCTTCATAAGATTTGCAGGGAAGAGAAAAAGCTGTTTGTCCCAGCTCTATTTCTGCACCAGGTGGGTCTGGCAGGTCCTCTGGTTCATCCAGACTCTGAAGGATGCTGGGAGTCTGCTTGGCGCAGCATACACGTATCAGTGTTTGGTAAAGATGAGCAATTACAAAGTTTCACTTCTACAGCAGGAGCGATGTTGGCCAATGTGATCGTGTTTGAATTGTTTAAAAACGTTACGGGAGTTACTGAATCAGAACAGGGGAATCAATTCTTCCTGCTTGATCCGGATACGCTGGAAGGAAATTGGCATTATTTCATCCCTCATCCGCTTGTGACCGGACGTATTACAGCTGAATGGATTCAAGATTTTGATTTGGGACTCAAACAGAGTTCGGGCAAAGGTGAGCTTGGCGGGCTGCTTCTCTATTTAAGCCATTTGACATCTGCGGAATCTGGTATTTTTCATATTTTAGAAGAGGAGGATTTAAAGCAATTACCGTTAGCACAGTGCCGCGTACAGGCAGTTGACCCGTTGTCTGTGGGACCAGCCGAGCTTCTGCCAAGCATTGTCTGTACAGAATTGACACATGAGAAGGCACGGAAAGAAGCGGGTCTAACTGGAATTGAAGCGTATGTGTCTCAAATGGCCGATGTGCTCGTTGCCACTCTTCCTCTACGACAGAAAGCAGAAACCGGAGAATATGTTGGTGTTGGAGCGGGAGAAACAATTGCAGAAGGCGTCTGCCGCGGATTGCAAAAGTGTTTAACAGCGGAACTGAACAAACAACTGGTGGAACAGAAGAATGTTGTCTCCCGGGTGCAGTTAAGTGATGTAGAAGATGAACGTTGCCGGTATTATTTACAGGCACTGACCACCATGCAGGGCGCACCGATCATCGGTTTGGGTAAGGAAGTCTCCGGTTTCCCTGTTGTATGGGTCGGCACGAATGATCGCTGGTATGGCAGTGCAGATCTGAATACAACAATGGCGCTGCAAAAAGCGCTGCAACAGGCGCTGATGAATGGAAAAAATCAATCGGCACAAGCGTTGCCGGATTCGTCCGTGTTTCTGGCAGAAAAGGCACCACAAAGCCTTGTAATCCGTACGAGTGAAGAAATATCCAAGGTTTTGCAGTCCGCAATGCAGGTCCTGAAACGGAACCGCAAGCGAATCTTGGTTTTTGAACTTGAATTGGAACCATTTTTGAAAAAGGAACCGGTAGGTGTGTATGGTACGTTGTTACGAGAGGAGGAATCCCGGTGA
- a CDS encoding heterocycloanthracin/sonorensin family bacteriocin, whose protein sequence is MNYFQNELQSLNVGDFQANEAIPWDPNQYNMDQDRQIGVFFRCFSCFNCFNCFNCFRCFNCFRCFNCFRCSNCFRCGGNCGGHCGGNCGGRCGGGRCGG, encoded by the coding sequence ATGAATTATTTCCAAAATGAACTTCAATCGTTGAATGTTGGTGATTTCCAGGCTAACGAAGCCATTCCTTGGGATCCAAACCAATACAATATGGATCAAGATCGACAAATTGGAGTTTTTTTCCGATGTTTTAGCTGCTTTAACTGCTTTAATTGCTTTAATTGTTTTCGCTGCTTTAATTGTTTTCGATGCTTTAATTGTTTTCGCTGCTCTAATTGCTTTAGATGCGGTGGAAATTGCGGCGGTCACTGCGGCGGTAATTGTGGCGGTCGTTGCGGCGGGGGACGCTGCGGCGGCTGA
- a CDS encoding Gfo/Idh/MocA family oxidoreductase produces the protein MRKVKVGVIGTGSISDAHLQSYVQNDRAELTAVCDLNEERARLKAKKYGASKVYTEYRELLHDDEIEAVSICTWNNTHAEIAIAALENGKHVLVEKPLSKTLDEALKVKQAAGDSGKVLQVGFVRRYDNNIHTLKKFIDNGDIGNIYYAKASSLRRLGNPGGWFSDKDISGGGPLLDVGVHIIDLCWYLMGRPKVKSISGNTYSKLGNRSNIQNLSFYKAADYDPTKNTVEDLANAIIRFENGASFLVDVCYTLHAQKDESIIKLYGDKGGAEIDPEFKIITEKYNTILNITPQVDSAGFDFASGFQNEIDCFISSCLGESSPLSSVDDGVEMMKILTAIYESSKKGMEIQFEKGKVQV, from the coding sequence ATGAGAAAAGTAAAGGTAGGAGTAATCGGAACAGGATCAATTTCTGATGCGCATTTACAATCTTATGTACAAAATGATCGGGCAGAGCTTACCGCCGTCTGTGATTTAAATGAAGAACGGGCAAGATTAAAAGCAAAAAAGTATGGTGCTTCAAAAGTATATACGGAATACAGAGAGCTTCTTCATGACGATGAAATTGAAGCAGTCAGTATTTGCACATGGAATAATACACATGCAGAAATTGCAATTGCAGCACTTGAAAATGGGAAGCATGTACTAGTTGAAAAACCATTAAGTAAAACATTAGACGAAGCGCTAAAGGTAAAACAAGCTGCAGGAGACAGTGGAAAAGTATTGCAGGTTGGCTTCGTACGCCGCTATGACAATAACATCCATACTTTAAAGAAGTTCATCGACAATGGTGATATAGGTAACATTTATTATGCGAAGGCATCATCACTTCGCCGTCTAGGAAATCCAGGCGGCTGGTTTTCTGACAAGGACATATCTGGAGGGGGTCCTCTCCTTGACGTTGGAGTCCATATCATTGACTTATGCTGGTACCTAATGGGGAGGCCAAAAGTAAAATCGATTAGCGGAAACACGTATTCTAAGCTCGGAAATCGTTCAAACATTCAAAATCTATCTTTTTATAAAGCAGCTGATTATGATCCAACCAAAAACACAGTTGAGGATTTGGCGAATGCAATCATCCGTTTTGAAAACGGTGCCTCTTTTCTTGTAGACGTATGTTATACTCTCCATGCTCAAAAAGATGAAAGCATAATCAAACTATATGGTGATAAAGGTGGAGCAGAAATCGATCCTGAATTCAAAATCATTACGGAAAAATACAATACAATTTTGAACATCACCCCACAGGTTGACAGCGCAGGTTTCGATTTCGCTTCAGGATTTCAAAATGAAATTGATTGTTTTATCTCAAGCTGCTTAGGTGAATCATCCCCATTAAGTTCAGTGGACGATGGTGTTGAAATGATGAAAATATTAACTGCGATTTATGAATCGAGTAAAAAAGGGATGGAAATTCAGTTTGAAAAAGGAAAGGTTCAAGTTTAA
- a CDS encoding carbohydrate ABC transporter permease, giving the protein MKIQKWYIHILLIFGAFIMVIPFLWMLSTSLKTFTESMQVPPTIFPKEWKFDNYLEVFTAVDYLKYYSNTIFVTVGRTAAQLLLCSLAAFAFARLKFPFKNVIFILLLSVLMVPAQVVMIPSFVIMSKLGWINTFYALIVPGMFSAFGVFLLRQFFMSIPKELDEAAKIDGCTLWGIYWRIILPLSKPALVALAIFTILASWNDFLWPLTMTNSEDMRVLSVGIATFQGQHATDYPLLMAGALMATVPMILLFLFLQKYLIEGITLSGVRK; this is encoded by the coding sequence ATGAAAATACAAAAGTGGTATATTCATATTTTGTTAATCTTCGGAGCTTTTATAATGGTGATCCCATTCTTGTGGATGTTATCAACATCACTAAAAACATTTACTGAATCGATGCAAGTACCGCCAACAATTTTTCCTAAAGAGTGGAAGTTTGATAATTATCTGGAAGTTTTTACAGCGGTTGATTATTTGAAATATTACTCAAATACAATCTTTGTTACAGTCGGCAGAACAGCTGCTCAATTATTATTATGTTCATTAGCCGCATTTGCCTTTGCACGTTTAAAGTTTCCTTTTAAAAATGTTATTTTTATCCTCCTTTTATCCGTTCTAATGGTACCTGCTCAAGTAGTCATGATTCCAAGCTTTGTGATCATGAGCAAACTAGGATGGATTAACACGTTTTATGCATTAATTGTTCCTGGAATGTTTAGTGCATTCGGTGTCTTTTTACTGCGGCAATTCTTTATGTCAATCCCAAAAGAGCTGGATGAGGCAGCGAAAATTGACGGCTGTACACTATGGGGCATTTATTGGAGAATTATCCTGCCATTATCAAAGCCGGCTCTTGTAGCGCTGGCTATCTTCACCATTCTTGCTTCTTGGAATGATTTCCTGTGGCCGTTAACGATGACGAACTCAGAGGATATGAGAGTTCTTTCAGTTGGAATTGCAACGTTCCAGGGACAACATGCAACTGATTATCCGCTGCTTATGGCTGGAGCATTAATGGCTACTGTACCGATGATTCTTTTGTTTCTTTTCCTGCAAAAATATCTGATTGAGGGAATTACGCTAAGCGGTGTCAGAAAGTAA
- a CDS encoding sugar ABC transporter permease, with amino-acid sequence MLNNYPPALKIERKEAVVIKQKRKKLNKEAIGAYLFIAPVVLGLFIFYMVPAAASFYLSFTEWDGLTAPVFNGFENMMNLMKDETFIRSMKNTVIFTFLSVPLSIVLAVLVAVLLNQKIKGMVIYRTLYFLPVVTMPVAVGMVWKWLYNSEFGLINYVLGIFHLPQPEWLFDEKIALISIILVSVWMSIGNNIVLLLAGLQGIGTSYYEAAKLDGASRISQFFHITVPLLTPSIFFVFVMSMISALQMFDLIFIMVGTENSLLDPMRTVVYGVWESGFKYFEMGYASAKAFILFIIILIITVIQMRLQNKWVHYDS; translated from the coding sequence ATGTTGAACAACTATCCTCCAGCATTAAAGATTGAAAGAAAAGAGGCAGTTGTTATCAAACAGAAAAGAAAGAAGCTAAATAAGGAAGCGATAGGCGCATATCTGTTTATCGCTCCAGTTGTCCTTGGTCTTTTTATTTTTTATATGGTACCAGCAGCTGCTTCATTTTATTTATCCTTTACAGAATGGGATGGGTTAACAGCACCAGTTTTCAATGGCTTTGAGAATATGATGAATTTAATGAAGGACGAAACGTTTATTCGTTCCATGAAAAACACGGTGATCTTTACCTTTCTCTCTGTTCCGCTCTCTATCGTCTTAGCGGTTCTTGTAGCTGTTCTGCTGAACCAAAAAATAAAAGGAATGGTTATTTACAGGACACTCTATTTCTTACCTGTTGTCACTATGCCTGTTGCCGTGGGTATGGTTTGGAAATGGCTGTATAACTCAGAATTCGGGTTAATAAATTATGTGCTGGGAATCTTTCATCTCCCGCAGCCTGAATGGCTGTTTGATGAAAAAATTGCACTAATCTCTATTATTCTAGTAAGTGTATGGATGAGCATCGGGAACAATATAGTGCTTTTACTTGCAGGGCTTCAAGGGATCGGCACCTCTTATTATGAAGCAGCCAAGCTAGATGGTGCATCAAGAATAAGTCAATTCTTTCATATAACAGTTCCTTTATTGACGCCAAGCATTTTTTTCGTCTTCGTCATGTCCATGATCAGCGCCCTGCAGATGTTTGATTTGATCTTCATCATGGTCGGCACTGAGAACTCTTTGCTTGACCCAATGAGAACAGTTGTTTATGGCGTGTGGGAATCCGGATTTAAATACTTTGAAATGGGATATGCATCAGCCAAAGCATTCATTTTGTTTATCATCATCTTAATTATTACAGTGATACAGATGCGTTTGCAAAATAAATGGGTACACTATGATTCCTAA
- a CDS encoding sugar ABC transporter substrate-binding protein, giving the protein MKKSYSFILSIILIFGVVLAGCSGNEKSSGDEKATLNVALWDENVSEVVDKSVALFEKEHPNVKVNITYTPFADYWAKIKTSAAGGSGPDIFWMNGPNFHQYASNGLIKDLQPLIEKDKIDTSVYTPALVDLYTYEDHLYGMPYFLDSVGLYYNKKMFDDAGLPYPDETWTWETIEEVGEKLTDKDKKIYGYIASNLSQQGYYNLIHQAGGYVINEDKTKSGYNLPETKEAFEFTKRLMDKGISPSAKTQVETKGDQIFGSGKAAMAPAISVIAPTYYEMLGEDLGIAPLPKGKQKATIVHGLSWSMNDKTKHEELAWELLKKLSGKEAGQYMGESGFSIPAYQEAESLWVESIPSINLKVFTDSLEFGVPYPISKDTEKWQNVEVKEFKEALLGKKSIDEAAETVQKEMDEILKNEK; this is encoded by the coding sequence ATGAAAAAGTCTTATTCGTTCATATTGAGCATTATATTGATATTTGGAGTGGTTTTAGCAGGCTGCAGCGGAAATGAAAAATCTTCAGGTGATGAAAAAGCAACCTTAAATGTTGCTCTCTGGGACGAAAATGTGAGTGAAGTTGTGGATAAATCAGTTGCATTATTCGAGAAAGAACATCCAAATGTAAAAGTGAACATTACCTATACGCCTTTTGCTGATTATTGGGCAAAGATAAAAACAAGTGCAGCGGGCGGCAGCGGACCAGATATTTTTTGGATGAATGGACCAAACTTTCATCAATATGCTTCAAACGGTTTGATTAAAGATCTGCAGCCTCTTATTGAAAAAGACAAGATTGATACAAGTGTCTATACACCGGCATTAGTGGACTTATATACGTATGAAGACCACTTATATGGAATGCCATACTTTTTAGACTCAGTAGGACTTTACTATAACAAAAAAATGTTTGATGATGCAGGTCTTCCGTATCCCGATGAAACATGGACCTGGGAGACAATTGAAGAAGTAGGAGAGAAATTAACGGACAAAGATAAGAAAATCTATGGATATATTGCTTCAAACCTCAGTCAGCAAGGTTACTACAACTTAATTCACCAGGCTGGCGGTTATGTTATTAACGAGGACAAAACAAAATCTGGATATAACCTGCCAGAAACAAAAGAAGCATTTGAATTCACGAAAAGGTTAATGGATAAAGGGATTTCTCCTTCCGCAAAAACGCAGGTTGAAACAAAAGGTGATCAGATTTTTGGTTCAGGTAAAGCAGCCATGGCACCGGCCATTTCTGTTATCGCTCCAACCTATTATGAGATGCTGGGAGAAGATCTTGGCATAGCGCCTCTGCCTAAAGGCAAACAAAAAGCAACAATTGTTCATGGCTTAAGCTGGTCAATGAATGACAAGACCAAACATGAAGAATTAGCTTGGGAACTATTAAAAAAGCTTTCTGGTAAAGAAGCAGGTCAATACATGGGTGAATCTGGTTTTTCCATTCCAGCTTATCAGGAGGCAGAATCCCTATGGGTAGAATCAATCCCTTCAATCAACCTTAAGGTATTTACAGATTCCTTAGAATTTGGAGTTCCTTATCCAATTTCTAAGGATACAGAAAAATGGCAAAATGTTGAGGTTAAAGAGTTTAAGGAAGCCTTATTAGGAAAAAAATCAATTGATGAAGCAGCGGAAACAGTACAAAAAGAAATGGATGAAATTCTTAAAAACGAAAAGTAA
- a CDS encoding Gfo/Idh/MocA family oxidoreductase, giving the protein MKVGIISFAHMHAVSYAEHLTEHADVELTAIWDEDIERGSMMAERFNCEYYSNLTSFLQTDLIAVVICSENANHKNHVIEAAKAKKHILCEKPISTEVKDAKEMIGICKDHGVILQVAFPVRFVPAVQKVREVIRSGGLGEIVAIDATNHGQMPGGWFVQKDLSGGGAAVDHIVHVMDLIRWMLDEEAKKAYAELDTRFYDIDVEDCGIVTLELESGAIVTIDPSWSRPKTFPTWGDVTMEIVGTKGTISLDAFKQHLVLFNDQLKKVQHIGWGDDMDSGLVNDFIDCVQGMRTPSISGEDGLRTLEVVQAAYQSAKEKSVITLIRE; this is encoded by the coding sequence ATGAAAGTAGGTATCATCAGTTTCGCACATATGCATGCCGTGAGTTATGCCGAACATTTAACTGAACATGCAGATGTCGAACTGACAGCGATTTGGGATGAGGATATTGAAAGAGGAAGCATGATGGCTGAACGTTTTAACTGCGAGTACTATTCGAATCTCACTAGCTTCCTCCAAACAGATCTTATAGCCGTTGTCATTTGTTCAGAAAACGCGAACCATAAAAACCATGTAATTGAAGCGGCAAAGGCTAAAAAACATATTTTGTGTGAAAAACCAATTTCAACAGAAGTCAAGGATGCAAAAGAAATGATCGGCATATGCAAAGATCACGGCGTAATCCTGCAAGTGGCCTTTCCCGTTCGTTTTGTTCCTGCTGTTCAAAAGGTAAGAGAAGTGATTCGCAGTGGAGGACTGGGAGAAATTGTAGCAATTGATGCAACAAATCATGGGCAAATGCCAGGGGGATGGTTTGTTCAAAAGGATCTATCAGGCGGAGGAGCAGCTGTTGACCATATTGTTCATGTGATGGATCTTATCAGGTGGATGTTAGACGAAGAAGCGAAGAAAGCGTATGCCGAACTTGATACCCGATTTTATGATATCGATGTCGAGGATTGCGGAATTGTCACATTAGAACTAGAGTCAGGTGCGATTGTGACGATCGATCCTAGCTGGTCCCGTCCGAAAACATTCCCGACATGGGGAGATGTGACGATGGAAATTGTCGGAACGAAAGGGACAATCTCACTCGATGCCTTTAAACAGCATCTTGTGTTATTTAATGACCAACTGAAAAAGGTACAGCATATTGGATGGGGAGACGACATGGATTCTGGACTTGTAAATGACTTCATTGATTGTGTACAAGGAATGCGGACTCCATCGATTTCAGGAGAAGACGGTCTTCGTACATTAGAGGTGGTTCAAGCCGCTTACCAATCTGCAAAAGAAAAATCAGTAATCACATTAATAAGAGAATAG
- a CDS encoding Gfo/Idh/MocA family oxidoreductase yields MRRVAVVGTGTMGTLHLEAWKNAGSCEVVAVIGRTEQNIIQLAEQFNVKGFQDLQAALEQLLIDIVDVCVPTHLHEEVIKIAAQAGKAVICEKPLAADTKTARRIVDLCEKYDVPLFVGHVLRFSPEYKAARQQVINGAIGKPGVMRLSRGCPYPKGRDEWYRDESKSGGVLLDLGIHDFDWLHWTFGEVERVMAKKVKREDLEYALVTLRFASGAIAHVTLSWGITKFSASLELAGSEGMITYKSSDHDPVEVELFHEIDRKQERVTVPSYLVERTPLENQLQHFADCLENKRSAVVTAADAVKAIEMVEAALESVKIGQPIQLKKGGVLK; encoded by the coding sequence ATGAGGAGAGTGGCTGTGGTTGGTACAGGTACAATGGGAACTTTGCATTTGGAAGCTTGGAAAAATGCAGGCAGTTGCGAAGTAGTTGCCGTTATCGGACGGACTGAACAAAACATCATTCAGCTTGCTGAACAATTTAACGTAAAAGGTTTCCAGGATTTACAAGCAGCGCTTGAACAGCTTCTTATTGATATTGTTGACGTTTGTGTTCCAACGCACCTTCATGAGGAAGTCATTAAGATTGCGGCGCAAGCTGGAAAAGCGGTCATCTGTGAAAAGCCATTAGCGGCTGATACGAAAACGGCAAGAAGAATTGTGGATCTATGTGAAAAATACGATGTACCTCTATTCGTAGGACATGTCCTGCGATTCTCTCCTGAATACAAAGCAGCAAGACAACAAGTCATAAATGGAGCAATTGGAAAGCCTGGTGTTATGAGATTATCAAGGGGCTGTCCCTATCCAAAAGGCCGTGATGAATGGTATCGGGATGAATCCAAGAGCGGTGGCGTTCTATTAGATTTAGGTATTCATGATTTTGATTGGCTCCATTGGACATTCGGTGAGGTTGAACGTGTAATGGCGAAAAAGGTCAAACGAGAAGACCTTGAATATGCTCTTGTCACATTACGTTTTGCATCAGGCGCAATTGCCCATGTAACGTTATCCTGGGGCATTACTAAATTTTCAGCTTCCTTAGAGCTGGCTGGAAGTGAAGGAATGATTACGTATAAAAGTTCTGATCATGACCCTGTTGAAGTAGAACTTTTTCACGAGATTGATAGAAAGCAAGAAAGAGTTACGGTTCCGAGCTATCTTGTTGAACGAACACCTCTGGAAAATCAGCTTCAGCATTTCGCAGATTGTCTTGAAAATAAGAGAAGTGCCGTTGTAACTGCAGCAGATGCCGTTAAAGCGATTGAAATGGTTGAAGCTGCATTAGAATCAGTGAAAATTGGCCAGCCAATCCAACTCAAGAAAGGGGGAGTGTTGAAATGA
- a CDS encoding Gfo/Idh/MocA family oxidoreductase, translating to MANVKVGFIGVGGIASVHLKNISSIEHATITAVCDISAERVKQAGDQYRANGYTNVDEMLDNESLDALFVCVPPFAHGDIEEKAAARGIHMMVEKPLGLDLEIVTAKAKVIEEAGIICATGYCLRYLDTVSKAKDYLRGKEIAMVRGHYITSFVQTPWYRLMSKSGGQLVEQSTHTLDLIRYLAGDVNTVYANMALQLMGDIPDIDIPDVTSVSMTLESGAIGHLASSFTQADHYTGIELLGRDFRVVLDNSTLHIIDKDKTISYKSSHDFYGEQDRAFIDAVRLNNQELVLAPYGEGLKTLAVTLAANASSITGKAIHLSEFMSASSVC from the coding sequence ATGGCAAACGTAAAAGTTGGATTTATTGGAGTTGGCGGAATTGCTTCCGTCCACTTGAAAAATATCAGCAGCATTGAACATGCAACAATCACTGCAGTCTGTGATATTTCTGCCGAACGGGTTAAGCAAGCAGGAGATCAATATAGAGCAAATGGCTACACCAATGTAGATGAGATGCTTGATAACGAATCACTTGATGCTCTTTTTGTTTGCGTACCGCCTTTTGCACACGGAGATATTGAAGAAAAAGCTGCTGCACGTGGTATTCATATGATGGTTGAAAAACCACTGGGACTTGATTTGGAAATTGTTACAGCAAAAGCCAAAGTAATCGAGGAAGCAGGAATTATTTGTGCAACCGGTTATTGCTTACGCTATTTGGATACAGTCTCAAAGGCAAAAGATTATTTACGGGGTAAAGAAATTGCAATGGTTCGAGGGCATTATATTACATCATTTGTTCAAACCCCTTGGTATCGCCTGATGAGTAAGTCAGGGGGGCAATTAGTGGAACAATCTACACACACACTTGATTTAATCCGTTATTTAGCGGGTGATGTGAACACTGTTTATGCAAATATGGCATTGCAGCTGATGGGAGATATTCCAGATATCGATATACCGGATGTAACATCTGTTAGCATGACGTTAGAGTCAGGTGCGATCGGACATCTTGCCAGTTCCTTTACACAAGCAGATCATTATACCGGCATTGAACTATTAGGGCGTGACTTTAGAGTAGTGCTGGATAATTCAACATTACACATCATTGATAAAGACAAAACGATTTCATATAAATCAAGCCATGATTTTTATGGAGAGCAGGATCGTGCTTTTATTGATGCGGTGCGCCTAAACAATCAAGAGTTAGTGTTGGCCCCATACGGAGAAGGGCTGAAAACGTTAGCTGTCACTTTGGCTGCAAATGCATCCAGTATAACAGGCAAGGCCATTCATTTATCAGAATTTATGTCAGCTTCTTCCGTGTGTTAA
- a CDS encoding sugar phosphate isomerase/epimerase: MLKGINQWCYPEGTPLEKVFEYSSNAGFDAVELNVYEKNGIGLTLDTTAREAEIIVKQAEKHGLKLPSLSTALQWKAPLSSSDERVREHGRNIVKKQLELASVMGIDTILVVPGLVNAETSYGACYELSQNELRNLSAVAETKEVHIGVENVWNHFLMSPLEMARYIDEIDSDYVGAYFDVGNVLQFGYPEQWIRILKDRIRKVHVKDFSTKVGNITGFVPLLSGDVNWTSVMEALREIGYHDVITAELTPYHISPNELANDTARHMDVILASGTAAQRV; this comes from the coding sequence ATGTTGAAGGGAATTAACCAATGGTGTTACCCAGAGGGGACGCCATTAGAGAAGGTTTTTGAATATAGTTCCAATGCTGGATTTGATGCGGTGGAGCTGAATGTTTATGAGAAAAATGGGATTGGCTTAACATTAGATACAACCGCTCGGGAAGCAGAAATAATTGTAAAGCAGGCAGAAAAGCATGGTCTAAAACTTCCTAGCTTATCGACAGCTCTCCAGTGGAAAGCACCTCTTTCATCATCGGATGAAAGGGTTCGGGAGCACGGAAGGAACATTGTAAAGAAGCAATTAGAGCTAGCCAGTGTAATGGGAATCGATACGATTTTAGTTGTTCCAGGACTCGTGAATGCAGAAACATCCTATGGAGCTTGTTATGAGCTTAGTCAAAATGAGCTTCGGAACCTGTCAGCTGTTGCAGAAACGAAGGAGGTACATATTGGTGTTGAAAATGTTTGGAACCACTTTTTAATGTCACCGCTTGAGATGGCCCGTTACATCGATGAGATTGATTCAGACTATGTAGGTGCCTATTTTGATGTCGGGAACGTCCTGCAATTCGGATATCCTGAACAATGGATCCGAATACTCAAGGACCGTATACGTAAAGTCCACGTCAAAGATTTTTCAACGAAAGTGGGGAATATTACAGGATTTGTACCGCTTTTATCTGGAGATGTGAATTGGACGTCGGTAATGGAAGCACTTCGCGAGATTGGCTATCACGACGTGATTACAGCCGAATTAACGCCTTATCATATTTCACCAAATGAATTAGCAAACGATACGGCGCGGCATATGGATGTGATTTTAGCAAGCGGAACAGCGGCACAAAGAGTATAG